In Puntigrus tetrazona isolate hp1 chromosome 15, ASM1883169v1, whole genome shotgun sequence, the DNA window GTGCTAACTTCCGTTCTggtccctttttttctttttagtttacAGATTTCTTTGTGCATTAACAACAAAAGAAGCAATGgatttcttttagttttcttAAATATTGAAATTGTCTTACTTGATAGTACGGACCGACAAATCATCCACTCAGATTATCATTTCATGtccatatatttattaattaattatatttattgaaagCTTGTgaagctaaataaatgtaattatttggcCTAAAATCTATAACTGAAATTGAAATGATTACTTTGTGACTGTAtaatatctattattattattgtttttttaaatcctgtGATATTGCTATATAGGCAATATAAACATAATGTGAAGTCAGTATttatgtgtgaaaatatttaacacattgCAACATAAACGGTAAAAAAAACTATCTACAATAGGGTCCTTAAACAAAAACTACATGCAATAAACATGTATGATGACatatgataaattaataaaccatttttatttttgtatttcaactctaagtaaataaaaagtatgcaAACTACAAATATTAGCACACATATCAATATGTTCTGAAGCTGTGGATATATTTATGCAAACAATAAGCGCGAGCTGTCGGAACGAATCAGCTTTTGTGAACCGGTTCGACCGAATCGTCGAAAAGATTCGATTCAAACGAACGATTCGTCAAGCGCTACTTCTTTCAGTACGgctggtgcattgtgggatcgAAACGAATTGCATTGTGGGTTGGCACGCCATCAATACTACAGTTTCATACTTGCGCGCCTTGTTCATTTCGCAGCGTTGAGATGATTGCACTAAAGGCTTCATGACTAATAGAGTGCTTTAAGATAGCTTTCGGACGTCAAATGCAAAATGCCAAATTTTTGTGCCGCTCCGAACTGTACCAGGAAAAGCACCCAGTCCGATTTAGCTTTCTTTAGGTTTCCAAGGGATCCGGAGAGGTacgactcttttttttttacagcttcaGAACATTATCCCTGTCGTTTTGTGTTAATTAAACATGAGAGTAACGCTTCCCGAGGAAGTACATCAAATTTGCACGTGAGAACCGGTGATGGTTTGCTGAAGTGCAGTTAGTTAGTGCCTGCTGACATGATATCACATATTTATACGTTTGAATCACTATGATTGCATCTgctttttttgatttaaaaaaaggttaacaCAAGGTTAGTGTCTGTTACAGTGAGGATGGTGTAAAGTAGACAGTTCATGTGCCTGTTCTGCCTTTTTGTATAGATGCAgattacataaagaaaaaagagatCCTTGTAGGTGTTTGTACTCAAGAATAATTTAATGCGCTTGTAATATACTATAGTGCTTCGTTTATATGTGTTGAATGATTATAGCCACTTCTAACCTGTTagaatttattaatacaaaagtaTCTTGTCAACCGAAATCTAGCATTTATATTGGGAAAAAATACCTTCTGCAGTAGTTTTCATCAACAATattagtgtgtgagtgtgttttgttcCCTAAACCCGTGAATAAGTGTTTTCcaccaaagaaaaatgttacgCAAGAAATGAGTCATTGTGTGTTTCTTATAACTTTATTTGCACAGATGCAGGCTGTGGGTGGAGAACTGTCGCCGGGCAGATCTGGAGGAGAAAACTCCCGATCAGCTGAACAAGCACTACCGACTGTGTGCGAAGCACTTTGAACCAGCCATGATATGCAAAACTGTAATGCACTGTAATttcataattgttgttttaaaaatgacaagcaTTTAACGTTCCTCGTGGTACAGGAACCCTGATGTTTTAGCATGTTATCTGAACAGCCaaggtttttttgttgctgtgtttttcagagCCCTTACAGGACAGTATTGAGGGACACCGCTATTCCCACGATTTTTGATTTAACCAGCCACCTCGGCAATCCTCACAGCAGACACCGCAAACGCATCAAAGTTCTGGTACACTACTTTTTTTGCTAAATCGCCTGCATTTGTTGTTAAGCTGCACACTAAGATTTTTCTGCAAAGCATTATGTTGCATATCGTTAGTGATAAGGTAATGCACTGAAAtggatagttcgcccaaaaatgcacgttttgtcattaattactcgccctcacgCCGCTCCACGACCTTTGTTCTTCTTCTGAACAAGCATTAAGGTATTTTCGATGAAATCTGAGTGCTATCTGACCTTGCATAGGCAGCAAGACGACTGACAAACATAGTAAgggcattgttaaaatagtccatgtactttttataaagctacaagaatacttatTGTGGGCAAAGAACGCTTTCTGTATTCAATAAAGCACCTGGATTTCATCGAAAGTGTATTAAAGGTGATGttgttaaaaagaacattattttatgtatttggtgcaatgcaatgtttatgtggtttaaaaaacacattattttccacatactgtgcagttattgtttctcctctaagcccctcCTTCTGAAACGGGTCGATTTGGACAaactcatcataaaaaaaacaagagtccAGCTgtccagtgtgttgtgattggccgaatgcCTCAATCATTTGGTGGAAATGTTACGCCCCGTAACATAACATGATGCTGCGTCCCGGCGCCgtgacaccaaaacaataaaacacattgcaaatgaggcatttgtggCATCCAGCGGAGACATgattactgattatcatgactCAGTACTGTCTCTTTACGTGATGGGTTTCATCACGcctcgtaaacataacaccatgtctgcattcgtGATTGGAGAAACAACAAGCAATAAGAATACAGTTAGAATTAGCCCATAGTCTCTGCGCACAGCTAGCATAGGCTGCTAGGTTCAAATAGTCCTCCTTAAATGCGCTGCACTTACCTGAATGTTTGAGTCGAACTGTTTTGGGACGGTGTCGTAAATACAACTTTACCACTGATGTCCTCTTTTTGACGCACAAAGAAAGAAGTTTCACTTTTACCCGTACTGGTAGccagaataatagctccgctttctttctttgcataaacatgTGAGTGGTGTTATGAAAGCATGGCcgtgtggacaagtcataacttttataaacgGTACCTCTTTGgtttttgagactttagtctttgcaacctATTAAGGGATCTAATGTATGCACTGACAGCTTGTagcactccaaagagaaaggaacatTTTTAATCGCATAGTACGAGccctttaatttgtgttctgaagataaaggTGTTGGTTTTCAGCAATATGATGAGGACGAGTGAGCTGCGTGAGCTATCGTTTTAATACTATAAATCAGGACAcgattttatcatttttgtaatttatgacACTTTGCATTCCTGTTTTCCTCAGACAGATGAAGAGGTCCAGAAAATCAAAGAAAGACGATGTAAGTGAGATATAGTTGATTTATTACACTTCTCTGCAGAATATTTGATTCCGATTGGTCTATTGCAACCTTTTagcagtcatttttaatatttgctgtTGCTTATGGCAACTCCGTTTATATATCGCTCTGTTCCTCTGGGTAAATAAAACTCATTAAACTGATTTCTTTGTTAACTGATTAAAATTGTAGCTCTGAATGATTACGGCTTTGAACATTTGTGCCTCTGTTTCTTTAGTGGAGTCTTCAATTGAACAGCTGCTCTCGAAAAAAGACTGTGACGCTCAGGACGACGGCGAAAACGCGGATGACATCCCTCAACTGACGCCCGAGCAAAAAGACCTGAGAGAATTCTTAAGGTCTGCCTTTGAAGTCATGGTTTTAATAGGCAGGCAGAACTTTCCGTTCGGTTGCAAAGCAAGAGAAGATGAGATGCGCTCTGAGGAGGAGCGCTTCTTTAGTACAGGTAACTTTCAAGCGCTAATTGAGAACCGTATTAGCGCTGGTGACGAGTTTCTTCGGAGGAGATTCGAGTCAGCGGCTGTTAATGAGGAATATTGTTCGGCCGTCCAGCGGAGGCAGCTTCTGGAGGTCTGTGAGAGATGCGTGCGTGAGGAGATCCTTCAGCAAGCGCGGGAATGCCGCTTCTTCTCCATCGTCACTGGGGAGTTAGTGGAGTTTCCCGAAGGAGAGCACCTGCCCATATTCCTGCGCTTTGTAGACCAGGCCAACACTCTTCGAGAGGAGTTCATAGAGTTCCTCTCGTTTGAAGGAGAGGAGGTCGCTGTTTCTGAGAGGTTGGAGTCTCGGCTGACTAAAGGATGGGGCTTGAGTATGGAGCACTGCAGAGGACAAGCGCATGCGGGATCTGGGATACTTGGCACCAAGATGAAGGTCATCGCTGCCCAGCTCAAGGACAAATATCCCATGGCGGTGATCACACCAACTTCCACCTGCGCACTTAATGTTCATCTTGCCAATGGCATGCCATTGACTGGAGTGCAAGATGTGATGTGCATTCTGAAGAAGACGAATGCGTTTTTTACAGCTTCTCCTTTGCTGCAGAGTGAACTTGATAATGCTATCTCCATCCTCTGTCAGGGAAACCTAGAAAAAGAGAGCGTTCTCAAAGAGGGCTCTCGTTCCACCTGGACTGATCTTCATAACGTCTTTGAGATGGCCGTGGATTTGATGGAGCCGCTTCTGCTGTGCATGGACAGCATACACGACAATGAGGATCTGAAGTGGAACGACCAAATCACCAGTGACGCTTACGCCATTTCTGAGGCCTTGGCAGACTTCGAGTTCATCGTGACGttggttattttaaagaatgcgtTGTCTTTTACGAGAGCTTTTGGCAAGAACCTGCAAGGAGAAACCATCGACGTGTTTTTTGCCGCCAACAGCCTAACGGCAGTGCTGCATTCGCTGCACGAGGTTTCGGACAATCTGGAGGTATACCACGAATTCTGGTTTGAAGAGGCTGTCAGTTTAGCGACCGCAATGGAGATCCCGGTGAGAGTCCCGAGGTTGTTTCTCAGGAAGCAGCAGGCGGTGGAGACCGTGGAAATACAGGCGGAGTCTTTTTTCAAGGAGTATCTTACGCTTCCCGTTATGGAGTACATCACGCAGGAGGTCAAGGAGATCTTCTCCGAGAATCATCTCAAGGCGCTCAAGTGCTTGTCTCTCGTCCCCGCGGTTATGGGACAGATGAGGTTCAACACCTCTGAGGAGACCCATGCGGACATTTACAGGAGCGATTTGCCCCATCCTGACACGCTGCCTGCCGAACTGCATTGTTGGAGGATAAAATGGAAACACAGAGGGAAAGAAGTAAGCTTGCCGTGCACCATTCACGAAACCCTCCAGCACTCCGATGTCAAGTTCTTCCCTAATGTCAATGCGTTTCTGAAAATATTAGCCACGTTGCCTGTGCTGAAGCTTGATGGGAGTCACGGTGAAACCGCACAAAGACGTTTACAGGCTTACCTCTCGGACACTGCGGTAAACCAAAGATGTAAGAATCTGGCTGTGCTGAACATCAACTATCATATAAAGACAGACCTGGAAGAAATGGttcagtgttatttaaaaacatacccAGAAGAAAGTGAGAGTGATTAACAGGACTGCAAAAATCTTTCAAATGGAATTGTGATAAGTTGTGTAATTGATTATTTTCATGTGTCTTTTCTCCACGAAGAAATATAgtactatttttacatttgtgagGACCATCAACGAGATTCACCATGTAAGCGTTTGAAAATCAGCTATTAAAGACACGTTTTGCGTTTGTATAAACTGGTCCGaggtgtaaataaaatgaaagcactTTTGATGCTGTCTTTTATAATGGTGTCGTTTCTTTGCGATGTATACACTACGGCAGCTGCTATTAATTACGAGtagtcgcatccaaaataaaggtttttgaaaatatttacacatgtatacatttatgtatttatattcatattcttatatatgtgtgtgtgtatatgtatgggTATGTAAACTcttaacattttcatatatacatgcatgtgttgtctatatatacataatgaatatacacagtaggcacgtattatgtaaacaacaacgtttattttggatacgattaatcatttgacagcactactttgtatggctataaaaaattataaaaagatcTCATTAGTTAATGTTACATTATGATGCATTAAGCAACAGTTGCTACAATATCTtttgttagtgttagtgttatttaataaaatacaattctatTTTTAGACAACAGATTTAACCAGATCTGTTTTAGTCTGGCTGCAGTATATCTAACTTAACATGAAAATTCAAAAGACGCACAGTCTTTTGGAGACACATTATGCCatctattgtattttatttattttacagagtGCAGTAACCaataaatgaaaccaaataGGCTTTATAGCAAGACCACTGTGCCAGTTTATTTCAAgcctttttttataatgtttagtaAGTATTTGGTAAATGCAAGAAAATGCCCTTTGCAATGCAGATGCCAAAtgcttaatttaaatttaagaaatgaaatgttaaacagTGCATAAATAGCAtctgttgctttttgtttttagagtcAATTCCTCTTCGGACCTCGAGAGAGCAGcattt includes these proteins:
- the thap12b gene encoding THAP domain containing 12b → MPNFCAAPNCTRKSTQSDLAFFRFPRDPERCRLWVENCRRADLEEKTPDQLNKHYRLCAKHFEPAMICKTSPYRTVLRDTAIPTIFDLTSHLGNPHSRHRKRIKVLTDEEVQKIKERRLESSIEQLLSKKDCDAQDDGENADDIPQLTPEQKDLREFLRSAFEVMVLIGRQNFPFGCKAREDEMRSEEERFFSTGNFQALIENRISAGDEFLRRRFESAAVNEEYCSAVQRRQLLEVCERCVREEILQQARECRFFSIVTGELVEFPEGEHLPIFLRFVDQANTLREEFIEFLSFEGEEVAVSERLESRLTKGWGLSMEHCRGQAHAGSGILGTKMKVIAAQLKDKYPMAVITPTSTCALNVHLANGMPLTGVQDVMCILKKTNAFFTASPLLQSELDNAISILCQGNLEKESVLKEGSRSTWTDLHNVFEMAVDLMEPLLLCMDSIHDNEDLKWNDQITSDAYAISEALADFEFIVTLVILKNALSFTRAFGKNLQGETIDVFFAANSLTAVLHSLHEVSDNLEVYHEFWFEEAVSLATAMEIPVRVPRLFLRKQQAVETVEIQAESFFKEYLTLPVMEYITQEVKEIFSENHLKALKCLSLVPAVMGQMRFNTSEETHADIYRSDLPHPDTLPAELHCWRIKWKHRGKEVSLPCTIHETLQHSDVKFFPNVNAFLKILATLPVLKLDGSHGETAQRRLQAYLSDTAVNQRCKNLAVLNINYHIKTDLEEMVQCYLKTYPEESESD